The genomic DNA GCCAAACGAACTTCATGCAGAAGAACACAAACAGGGCAAACCAAATGGCCTGGCCAATTAGTGTCGCATTAATATTCATGCCAACACCTCAATCCGCGTTGCTTAGATTTCCCAAAATCGGGGCTTAAAAAGTAAAGCGCGATTTACTGGAAAATCAGCAGGAACGCGATGGCGATACAGATAATCGGCACAGCATCCAGCAGACCGGCGATGATGAACATGCGAGTTTGCAGCATCGGAGCCAGTTCAGGCTGACGAGCCACAGACTCCAGGAAACGACCACCCATCATGCCGAAGCCCAGACCTGCGCCGATGGCCGCCAGGCCAGCTACGATAGCAGCAGCAAGAAATTGAATGCCTTCCATCTTTACACTCCCGTTAAGTGCTTGGTTGGTTTAATTAAAAACCGGTTTAAAAAACTTAGTGCTCTTCGACCGCCATGCTCAGATACACGATGGTCAGAACCATGAAGATAAATGCCTGCAGGGTGATTACCAGAATATGGAATACCGCCCAGGGCCAGGCACCTACGAACTGCCAGGTGCCCATCATGGCTGCCAGCAGAATAAACACAAACTCACCCGCGTACATGTTGCCGAACAGTCGCAGGCCCAGAGATACCGGCTTGGCCAGCAGAGCAATGGTTTCCAGCAGCAGGTTCACCGGGATCAGAAGCGCTTTGACCACCGGGTTGCCGGATTCAAAAGGATGCAGTGCCAACGTTCCGACAAATCCACCCACACCTTTGGTTTTGATGGTGAGGAAGATGATCAGGAACATTACGCTAAATGACATGCCAAGAGTAATGTTCGGATCGGTGGTCGGAACAATCTTGAAGTAGGCTTCGTGGGCGCTCCAGCCGAAGAAGCTCACCATTACCCACTCAAATGTTTTCGGGATGAAGTCCACGGGGACCAGATCCATCAGGTTCATCAGGAAAACCCAGCAGAAGATCACCAGTGACAACGGGGCGATCAGCTTGCTCTTACCGTGGAAAGAGTCGCGAACCTGGGTATCAATGAACTCGATAATAATTTCTACGAAATTAAGGAAGCCGGAAGGAATGCCGGCAGTCGCCTTGCGAGC from Alcanivorax sp. includes the following:
- the atpE gene encoding F0F1 ATP synthase subunit C translates to MEGIQFLAAAIVAGLAAIGAGLGFGMMGGRFLESVARQPELAPMLQTRMFIIAGLLDAVPIICIAIAFLLIFQ
- the atpB gene encoding F0F1 ATP synthase subunit A, encoding MAANSAGEYIKHHLGNLTYGKLPEGYVRECHGHAETLTETTWTFACNGNEAKDMGFAAIHVDSLVWSGGLGIIMCLLFWLGARKATAGIPSGFLNFVEIIIEFIDTQVRDSFHGKSKLIAPLSLVIFCWVFLMNLMDLVPVDFIPKTFEWVMVSFFGWSAHEAYFKIVPTTDPNITLGMSFSVMFLIIFLTIKTKGVGGFVGTLALHPFESGNPVVKALLIPVNLLLETIALLAKPVSLGLRLFGNMYAGEFVFILLAAMMGTWQFVGAWPWAVFHILVITLQAFIFMVLTIVYLSMAVEEH